A single region of the Oreochromis niloticus isolate F11D_XX linkage group LG19, O_niloticus_UMD_NMBU, whole genome shotgun sequence genome encodes:
- the gmfb gene encoding glia maturation factor beta, giving the protein MGLVKPVTRCCEGKKNEKTLKASLPFRTAAAAPGEIFNSTTMSESLVVCEVDEDLVKKLREFRFRKETNNAAIIMKIDKDKQLVILEEEHKDISPDDLKDELPERQPRFIVYSYKYEHDDGRVSYPLCFIFSSPVGCRPEQQMMYAGSKNKLVQTVELTKVFEIRNTEDLTEEWLREKLGFFR; this is encoded by the exons ATGGGATTGGTCAAACCAGTCACAAGATgttgtgaggggaaaaaaaacgaaaaaacactgaaagcgTCCCTACCATTCAGAACAGCCGCTGCAGCTCCGGGGGAAATTTTTAACTCCACAACAATG AGTGAATCACTGGTAGTGTGTGAAGTGGATGAAGATCTGGTTAAAAAGCTGAGGGAGTTTCGTTTCCGGAAGGAGACCAACAATGCAGCGATCATCA TGAAGATTGATAAAGACAAGCAGCTGGTTATTCTGGAGGAAGAGCATAAG GATATTTCTCCTGATGATCTAAAGGACGAACTGCCAGAGAGACAGCCGAG ATTTATCGTCTACAGTTATAAGTACGAACATGATGACGGCCGCGTGTCTTATCCCCTCTGCTTCATCTTCTCCAGCCCCGTGG GTTGCAGACCAGAGCAGCAGATGATGTACGCAGGAAGCAAAAACAAGCTGGTGCAGACTGTCGAACTGACCAAG gtGTTTGAGATCAGAAACACAGAGGACCTGACAGAGGAATGGCTTAGAGAGAAACTTGGGTTCTTCCGCTAA